DNA sequence from the Brachybacterium avium genome:
TCGCGGCCTCGTAGATCTCGCGCGGGATCGCCTGCATCGCTGCCAGGAAGATCAGCGCGTTGTAGCCGGTCCAGCGGAAGTTCACCATCGTGGCGATGGCGAAGTGCGAGGCCAGGGCGTCGGAGTGCCAGCCGATCGCGGGCAGGTCCATCCCCAGCAACAGGTTGTTCACCAGGCCGGACTGGTCGGCGAAGATCTTCGCGAAGATCATCGAGACCGCCACCGGTGCCACGATGTACGGCACCAGCACGCCCATCCGCCAGAAGGTCTTCGCGCGCAGGTTCGCATCCAGCACATAGGCGATGAGGATCGCAGCGATCACCTGCGGCACCGAGGACAGCAGGAAGATCGAGAAGGTGTTGCGCAGCGCCTTGTAGAAGCTCTCGGTCCCGAGCACGAACCGGAAGTTCGACAGGCCCACGAACTCTCCCTGGCCACGGATCAGGTCCCACTCGTGCAGCGAGACCCAGGCGGTGTACAGGATCGGGAACAGCCCGACCAGGAAGAACAGCAGGAAGAACGGGCTGATGAAGAGGTACGGCGTCAGCCGGGCATCGAGCCGGGCGAGGACGGCGCGTCGGGTCGATGTCCTCGAAGGGCGGGTGGTGGTCACAGAAGTCCTCTCGACGCGGAGCGGGCGCGGACGGCGGCTCGGCCGTCCGCGCCCCGGGGTCTGCTCAGGCCAGGCCGAGCTCGTCGTACGCGGTCAGGCCCTGCTCCCAGGAGTCCGTCGGGTCCGCGCCGTCCGCATCCCACCGGGTGATCGCATCGCCGACGACCGTGTTGATCACGAAGAAGTTCGGTCCCTGGAAGGGCTGGACCTCGATCGAGGTGGCGCGCTCGGAGTAGATCTCCCCCACCGGTGCATCATTGAAGAAGGGGTTCACCAGGCTGGTCACCTCCTCGGCGTCCAGCGCCTCGACCTGGCTGGGGAAGGCGCCGACGGCTTCGAAGGCCGCGATCTGCTGCTCAGGCGCGGTCAGCCAGGCAGCGAGCTTCTTCGCCTCCTCGATGTGCTCGCCCTGGGAGGGGACGGCCAGGTAGGAACCGCCCCAGTTGCCACCGCCGCCGGGGAAGACATCGGCGATGTCCCAGCCCTCGACGC
Encoded proteins:
- a CDS encoding carbohydrate ABC transporter permease, giving the protein MTTTRPSRTSTRRAVLARLDARLTPYLFISPFFLLFFLVGLFPILYTAWVSLHEWDLIRGQGEFVGLSNFRFVLGTESFYKALRNTFSIFLLSSVPQVIAAILIAYVLDANLRAKTFWRMGVLVPYIVAPVAVSMIFAKIFADQSGLVNNLLLGMDLPAIGWHSDALASHFAIATMVNFRWTGYNALIFLAAMQAIPREIYEAAIIDGTGRMRRFWHVTVPMLRPTIIFVVITSTIGGLQIFDEPRMFDTGGQGGASRQWMTMTMYLYELGWGPQVSFGRASAVAWLLFLIIIGIGILNFLITKRIADAGGPAKNKR